One Helicoverpa zea isolate HzStark_Cry1AcR chromosome 30, ilHelZeax1.1, whole genome shotgun sequence genomic window, gaaaagactAAGCAAACGATGAgatattgtgtaaaaaaaattctTATTGATATATAGATACATGCTAATTGTAAATCTTACTAtacttaaaacttttttcaCAACACAaggtttaaatataattttcagtaaCAATGTCAGATGCCGAGCTGGACCCCTCAGAACTGGGCACACAAGACTACTGGCAGCGGGCATACATCAAGGAGATTCGCAACTTCGAGGAGCACGGAGACACGGGGGACGTTTGGTTTGGGGAGGACAGCGCCGATAGAGTAATTAATTGGATCTGCAACTGTGGGGTTGAGAGGGATACACCTGTTATAGATTTAGGTGAGACTAGGTTAATAAGAATAGTACCTAGCTAGATAGATCAGCAATCAAGTGATTGTAGTGAAGCCAAAACTGAAATGTATCAGTTGAGTGACATTTTCgtatagttataaataaattgggCTTTAAACAAGCCAAAAAAAATCTTGCATAGAACATAAGAATAGAATATAAGAATTGATAGTATACATAAATGTTATAAGTTTGTGTATTTCTTACTTCTTCACACTTAAACAGATGAAGAAAGTTTGACAAAAGTTATTGAGGTAGCTGACAAATTTACTGGGTTCATTTCAGACAATTTTAGTCTCAAGGTCTGATCGGCAAACCCTCTATGTAAAACCctggtataatcatcggcatgAATCCTGAGCACTggccttcacctgcgcagaagtaatttattgggacCCTGTtttggtatgaagtgaggcacgggggcgggctaaagcggtgattggcccgcagcgcatcgcgtcatagccgtcactcgggattggttctttgctaataaatcacttctcaGCAGGTGAAgatcagcgctcaagattcgtgctgaTAATTTTACTTAGCTGCATCAAAGGGGATATTAGAAAGAATActcatcataaaaatatgtatctctgtttataaaaataaaccctACATTATTCCAGGTTGTGGTAATGGCTACACACTGTCAGAGCTGGCACGCGAGGGCTTCACAAACCTGCTGGGCGTGGACTACTGCCCCGAAGCCATCACCCTCGCAGAGAAGGTGACACAGACTGAGTTCCCTCATATACAGTATAAGGTAATTATTGagcaaataaaatactattgtTAATTACCACGACAATTTTTACAAATTGACAATATCCTTAGTACCTACATTCCACTGTGTTTGCTAGAATGCATACAAACAGAggtagaagtcgtggtggcctaatgggtaaATCAtaaacctctcaagtatgagtgtttGGGTTCAGCCCAAGGTTAGAGTAGTACACACAAGCACATTttccatgggcgtagccagctttgggctcagggtggggcagcagtcaacctatcccccgggggagggcgggggccctccgattttttgtatcttaagccgttaatctcaaacttgttaatctcttaatttgagaggtttatattttcaggtacagaaaataaacaatcacacacacagGACagattttaggtatatattaaataggtataaattaaagttttatctaagtatacctatgtatgaGTAATATTACTTCAAGAGAAGACGGCGTGGGTTCTGGCAGAACCTGTCAAGCacttcttctaaaaaaatatttttcgattcTGAGACCCTTGTTCTGTGCACACTTAGCATACCTACACAGGCCGCTTAAACGATTTTCGCTCATGGTTGAGCGAAGCCACGTTTTGACCCGCTGTAATGtgctaaaccagtggttcttaaccttttagtcatgttagatttaccaaaagtttgtcttgccggggaccacctcatcggtttacctaaattgagagtactttgataaagaatacaagcatactttataattagcactcatttttttattatttagcaaaaaactgctacagattttaatttaatgagatttttgtgacagcattctctttactaatttctgaatttttgttacagtactactcaaagctaaacgcatgtcagcagttgtttagataagcaaatgcaaagaaagaaaaacttgcctatgtagctTCCAaacacgcgagcgaagcgagcgcgaaatttttatcggacttaaaccaaatattacgtgaaatttagcccaaacgtacttaactttttgtttgttgacgaatgcaaaaataagggcatacagtttctgaatacgcgagcgaagcgagcgcgatattttaattattttttaagacccaaaaccaaaaactacgtaaaatgtcgtccaaatatacattttcatgaatggggggactaggtacgacacgcgatatacgtccatacgaaaacccccttgcttccatagataagtcgataaaaataaagttagataacgtatagcaacgtcgcgcagctaagcttcgcggaccacttggaatgcctctagggaccaccagtggtccgcggaccaactgttaagaaccactgtgctaaacgatcgttctattgtacaggtcgtacatggctggacaagcaaaatagcgagcgcggtttttacacttgGATAAaacatttccgaaattttgatcacatctaccagttccatctccttcaatgcattattttttggattagatggagaaaattgcaccgaacaccagtgcgagagaaggaaaactcggaaaaaaaccctctatcaacccgtctggccagcgtgatagcagtaggctatatTCCTCTAatgtgcagaacaaaaaagccacggcccctagttcccggcagtcccgctattcccggtcacggtggcgaccgtggttacggtgggacagggggtgcgaagaatctccgggttacgggaggccaccaaacacaactgactcttgcgacgtacaacggccgcacgctacggcttgactcgcatctggcgcaactcgaggtggaacttgggaagattaggtggcacatattagggttatgtgaagttcgaagagagggggaggacaccataaccctcgaatcaggtcacctaatgtacttccgagagggagaccaacaatcccaaggtggcgttgggtttctggttaataagtccctagctgataacgttgtggaggtgtctagtgtgtcgaacagggtagcgtaccttatcataaagctcaccgacaggtatagcctcaaggtagtgcaagtgtacgcaccgacctcgacacattcagacgatgaagtggaggatatatttgatgatatatcaagggccctccacttcactacaaagacccattacaccgttgtcatgggggactttaacgctaaagtgggagtacagatttgcggcgaatcggcagtaggatcccatggatttggaagcaggaatcatagggggcaaatgctcgtcaacttccttgaacgcgaggggctctttttgatgaactcctttttcaaaaagcagccccaaaggaagtggacgtggcaaagccccgacactatgactaaaaatgagattgacttcatcatgacgaacaagaacacatattcagagacgtctccgtgatcaataggtttaataccggtagcgatcaccgacttgtccgaggctctctgaatatcaacttcaaggccgaacgtttccgtctgatgaaggccaggctccgaccaacactgctccaaaccatgacaggatccgaaacgttccagtcaaatctggagaaccgatttgccgccgtggaaaccacaacagacgttaaccagaaccacgaatatgtggttcggatcctcagggaggaaggttcgagattctgtaacatgcagcgtaagggcaagaaatcaaagctttcggaagagacattagggcttatgaagaaacgacgtgaaaacccgcctgtcacttcgtcagctaagcgggctctaaaccaagagatcaacaagcacgtacgacgcgacctccggtgctccaatactcttgacattgaaagagcaattgagctgaatcgggggtcaaaggtgttcgtacaatctcttggaagaagccacttgacgaagctgaccacaacaagtggagaagtcgtttcttcggtgccggcagtcctttcggaagtggaaaatttctatggccggttatacgcatcgcatgcatctcgacctgatcccggaaatgaggattctagagccacattaacacgccatttcaccgaagacctgccagaagtcagcagtggcgaaatcgagatcgctctgagacagctcaaaaatggaaaagcccctggcgaggatggcattacaacagagcttttaaaagcaggaggtaagcccgtactgggggagctccagaagctttttaatgccgtcctgtttgaagggagaactccagagacgtggagtaggagtgttgtcgtcctgttcttcaaaaagggagacaaaacccagttgaagaactatcgacccatttccctcctaagccacgtatataagctgttctcaagagtgatcacgaaccgacttgcgcgaagactcgacgaattccaaccaccggagcaggctgggtttcggagcggatacggcactatagaccacatccacacagtgcggcagattatacagaagaccgaagagtataatcagcccctgtgtctagcatttgtggactatgagaaggcctttgactcggttgaaatctggtctgttctggagtccctgcagcgttgtcaagtagattggcgatacatccaagtgatgagatgtctctacgaagccgctacaatgtccgtccaagtacagaatcagcaaacaaggcccataccgttgcatcgaggagtgagacaaggggatgttatttccccgaaactgttcacttatgcaatggaggatatgttcaaaacgctgaactggaaaggacgcggcattaacatcaatggcgaacacatctctcacttgcgatttgctgacgatatcgtcatcatggcggaaacgctgcaggacctacaacagatgctgaacgacctggctgaatcttctctacgcatcggcctacggatgaacttggacaaaaccaaggtcatgttcaatgaacatgttctaccggaaccgattgcgatacacggcgccgttctcgaagttgttcggaaatatgtatacctcgggcagacattgcagttaggtagaaacaactttgaggacgaggtgaataggagaattcagttgggttgggctgcatttgggaagctacgtcgagtcctaacatcgtcgatcccacagtgcctaaagacaaaagtctttaatcagtgcgtcctacctgtcatgacttacggagccgaaacgtggacactgacggtacggctggtccacaagtttaaagtcgctcagcgggctatggaaagggctatgctcggcgtttctctgagggatcgcatcagaaatgaggtaatccgtcagagaaccaaggtcatcgacatagcctatcgaatcagcaagctgaagtggcagtgggctggccatattagccgaagaaccgataaccgttggggtaaacgagttctagagtggagaccgcgcctcggcaaacgtagtgtaggacgtcctcaggcacggtggagtgatgacttgcgcaagacggctggcaggagctggatgcgagaagccgaaaatcgatctcagtggcgtgcacttggagaggcctatgtccagcagtggactgcgataggctgatgatgatgatggacggctcggctcgctactcCACATAGCACCTATtattttagggaatacggctcgctttcaaatgacgcgcgcaccgcgcacgttcgggaactcgagcgtgcattttgttttgatcgcgctcttttcgaagtcgtcaattttttttgtgcaataacttacggatagtatgattgttgatgttgttagttagagttagtaaaaaaaaacattgtttgatcagacaccttatagttcagagccagggcccagggtggggcaagtgccccagcttgccccagtgtggctacgcccatgacattttctaagtttgtatatatataCTAgttgatcccgcgaacttcgtatcgttcaaaccttccctggacctctacaaatattttaaaaccaaaatcagctcaatcggcccagccgttctcgagtattaatcagactaacgaacaacaattcatttttatttatatatatatatacccgcgcgcggtgtattttttgccgctctggtacatggtgagcagtagcgtctacctacacttggtattgctttactcatataagttatgctaccctggtacatggtgagcagttgcatcgaaaattcgttattggtatactttactaaggtgaattatgctgttctagtactttacttttgtggttctgcggcattccgtaagttggtttttgtctaatcactcccgtcccgggaatcttactcgcaatttttttttccttatttgctcaccgtttagacctaccctggactacgacaaacattttaaaactaaaatcagctcaatcggcccagccgttctcgagttttagcgagactatataacgaacagcaattcatttttatatatatagattggACATCGTGAAGATTAAATTAACTTGAAGGAATACATCTTGATGAAAACTGGAcaatagtctgaaatcaccaacctgcattgagcaagtgtggtgactgatgctcaatccttctctgggtgagaggaggccgcagcccagcagtgggacgataaaaaggttgaTTATTACGAAACTAATACAGGATAGATAAATCTTTatacttttaaccgacttctttaaAAGTCCctcctttttaggaagtcggttctcaattcgtcaggatcaatatgtatttttttttaattttcttgatgTAATTTCTCAGGTATTCGACATTTTAGAAGACAGTGTCACTCAGCTCGGCAAGTTCGGCATCGTGCACGACAAAGGCACGTACGACGCTATAGCACTCAATCCCGACGACCCTAAGACGTGTCGACAGAAATATATACAGCAAGTCCACAATATGCTCGATACTGATGGTgaatataaacttatttatttactgcatAATAAGCCGTTTACTGCCTGTTCCGGCCTAtgctactcgggaagagtgtgactttccaacagtgaaagaatttttcaaatcagttcagaagtttcggagcctttagggtacaaacaaacagtttgttttcttttttcaaaatattatattagtacagatttaCCGGTGAAACTGGCTAAACTACTCAATCGATAAGGTAGTTGCCACGACGAGGAGTGATCTTGTGATATCAATcgctataataatataacatagAGTAATCAAATGTCTTTGTTTCGTCATTCAATAAACGCGCTAATCAtgaaatcaaatagcaattgcAATTGGATGACTGCGACATTTCACGGAGTAATGATGAAACCTGAACCTTAAGTCTACAAATCACCTATCCGCCTTGAGCCCATTCCTAAAAAAGGCTGCTGATTTTACCTTTTTGTCTTCCAGGGGCTCAATTCTGCTAATTTCATAATGTGTTAATTGAATATCAATggaatctcaatagcagttttaaccatatcgggcattctgctactaatataagaccaatcgtattctaaTGACATTCGACGTTATTGGTTAGTGAATACTCAACTACAGTCCcccttcctccgagcctttttcccaaatatgttggggtctagtctaaccggatgtcgCTGattaccaatgctttacaaggtgcgactgccctatctgacttaATCTGACCCCCTCAGCCCaatacccaggcaacccaataacccttggCTAGActgctgtcagacttactggcttctgactacccgtaacgactgccaaggatgttcaatgacagccgggacctacagtttaacgtgccatccgaaacacagccaatggtgtctaagatatgcttaccaatgattgtgtttcggatggcacgttaattGGTAAGTAATCTAGTTAATTGGAATATTTAACTACGGTATAGATATCAATTTGAATGTAATTTCCTTCCAGGTCTATTCATAATAACGTCGTGTAACTGGACGGAGGAGGAGCTAATAAAGCACTTCTCGGAGAAGCTGCGGCTGAAGCGCGCGCTGCCCACGCCGCAGTTCCGCTTCGGCGGGAAGGTGGGCAGCGTCGTGTCTTCCGTCGTCTTCGAGAAGATATaggaaatatacatattttgttactttatgtttgtcttatttatttcatactttCTACACTTTCTGCTGGAGTTgaggtggcctagtgggtaaggaCCAACcactcgagtatgagggcgcgggttcgatcccaggtcaggcaagtaccaatgcaatttttctaagtttgtatgtactttctaagtatgtcattgaacattgttgacagtcgttacgggtagtcagaagccagtaagtctgacaccaatctaaccaaggggtatcgggttgcccgcgtaactgggttgagggggtcagataggcagtcgcttcttgtaaataaagcactggtactcggctgaatccggttagactggaagccgaccccaacatggttgggaaaagtctcggaggatgatgatgaagcagctgcgagtaccggtgttttacaaggagcgactggctatctgacctcaacaGAGTTACTCGAATCCCTTTACTTGCCCtacccctcggtaaaactggttgtcagactttctggcttctgactagtcGTAACGAATgcaaatgacagctgggcccCGATCTATCGTCCCTACCAAAACTCGGAAAAACCCGAGAACTCGTcattagggtccgttcagatagaccggctcggagagaagagcaaattttttacacgttgaaaatcgagtacctACTTGGTATTTGTAGcaaggtttatttttggatgtgcactgcttttgtcattaagaatgctcgaaggcgctcggtgtcaaataataaaaggagccgaccggctccgatcgcgtaatttttcttgacgtttggctcagattgcatgctctttaatgctcgcgcagccgatcggctccggtttgtctgaaaagaaaaatgcgcgccgatgctctccgagctggtctgtttgaacggacccttacaagatggtcacccatccatgcgCCGACCCAGCGATGCTTAACCTGATGATCCATCCATCGCGCGCCTTTGgtttagccacgagctcttaTAACATGAGATAGAAaactaattttaagtatttgttgttatagcggcaacaaaaatacttgaaaatttcagctctctaactatcacgggtcataagatacagcctcgtgtcagacggacggacagacgagcgaaaataaaaacaactcaaatatttttattacactttATTTACTAAACATCCTTTACAATAACCAACCAGTTAAAAATCTTTGTTACATAAAGCGCttgaaagttaaataataacGATAACCTGAAACCTTTAGTACCGATGCCTCATTCATTTTCAACCTGCCATCATAATTCAAGTTTAAACTAAAcagaaaaagataattttaaatgcAATAAGTAACAATAGAAAACATTGTATTCATGGATAATCTCTCAACttttgtgaattaaaaaaaaaacaaccagcTAACTTTGTAATAATCACAAAACACAGAAagggataaaataaaacttttgacgtggctctagaagtcggtggctaAATAGACTtgcagacaccgacttctagaaagttttattttgtcccttttagttttttgtgaagtcggtttctatttatttctataaaaaaacgCTTTTTGCAACTGGATATACCTAGGCagaacgaaaaaaatatttttcaaaagccAAAGAATATTGGAGGAGGGTAAAAATACAGGCCCAACGTGAATAAGGCATCCCCAAATAGTAATACACGTAAATAATTATCTACAACCCTTACCGACTAGTTATAGctaggtataataataataattgtgcatgatataatatgtatgtagggCGGAGAACATTTGCAGCTATTTTGGAAATGCAAAATCACTGTTTACTAATGTTGGATAGAAGGTAtagaccatggagaacaaaattactagtggAGATGTCTTAACGCAAAATCtcgtaagaaagtagcgcgacaacatgcgggtgcgagggggacgaggaacgttactagcttcacCCTTACACGCTTTCTGCCGAACTCGACCATTATTTTGAAAACCAGTCAAGACCAATCTTAGACAGATCGGTTTAGATTttgaacccgaacgcctcgttagttctagtaaccgAATCggtatggcatctccgctacctTTCTTCCCAGATCCGTATTTTATCCAGTTCTTGCAAGTACCTACCATTGTAACTTTTGTAAGTTATACACAGGTACTTTCTCAGTTTGACTGAGTAAAGAAAGAAAACATCATGATGAATCCAGGGCCTCAATAGAtaaacgctcattccttctccgtatgagaaGAGACAAAATCTGATAATATTCTCCACCCTTTGACATGGAATTtctagtcatcatcctccgagcctttttcccaatcatgttggggtcggcttccagtctaaccggattcagctgagtaccagtgctttacatgcAGTGACGGAATTTCTAGTATCTAATACTAATTTACAGTAACAAAGTAATTTTACAGGTACTTGACAAGCTTTTCAAATATAttaggatttttttatatatttaatttattctagagaattttaatttacatgaaTCAAAAATAAATGCTACAGCCGGAATTACAATCTCATGACCCtgagttaaattaatattgttttttctttcatgTCCTCttgataatagaaaaaaaaacatgatgtgaaaaaactatttataaaaagactagaaaaataatgtttggttAGTGTAcgaacatggagaacaaaatgactagcggagatgtcataacgcaaaatctaagaaagtagcgcgtcaaaatgcggctgttcggggaacgaggaacgttactagctccgcctttatacgccttctatgggaccaatcaatcaagaccaatcttagACAGATTAGTTTtacttatggcatctccgctatctttgtTTCATCCGTGTGTGTGAAGAATTTAAATAGTAGGAAAAAAATCTTTGAGGAACCAAAAATCTCGCACAGTTAGTAAATTTTGGTACTTATATCGTAATTACTAATACAGGATTAACAATGCaagtaaataatgataaagTGAAAAACTAATAGATACTCAACAGCTTATCTTTGATAAAAACTAGGCCAAGAGACTCGATTTACTGATaaatcattttgaaatattctgatgaaatatttatcaatGATTACTTTTCTAATTCACAAAgcttacgatttttttttaatttaaaaactcaaatagtGGGAAGGTTAACgcaaaataccaaaataagaaaaaaaatggaaatatGTGGAATTTTttcgaataaaaagtattttatcacAAGTCGCTAGACACATACATAAAGATAGGCCTTAAATAGATAATTTCTTATGTAATACCAGTCGTTTATACATGtgacatatttctttataaactaAAAAACTTTACACCTTGccggaataataaaaaaatgtaagataGTTAACTCTTTCACCCAAaattaaaagattaatatttttaccCTTTTGAAGCACAGTCACATTATAACATTTCTGTAGCCGActgcaaaaaaatactatttcaaGCCTCAGTATCCCAGCGGGGCCCATCAGGGCCatggtctgccggggctgcgggattgttcgcgcgagttaccgcggccctggtacataagggtcaattcccactgaaagagcagcggccggcagcggccggcagcggccgtaattgcaagggattgagcgcgagcgcggcgggccgcgcggcgccgcaccgcgccgcgctcttacattttccgtgctcttacggccgctgccggccgctgctctttcagtgggaattgaccctaaaaggCCTacggacggaacacgacggtttttagtcagtaagagtctgacactccctcaccgctgctaacccacagcgggaggggtcatttgaagatttttgatttgttaaaaaaagcctcagtattaattttgaattataaAACTATGAATACATTGCAAAAAGAAATGGATCCAAATATAAACTGTAACAGTTTTAATTAGTttgaaataagttatttaacagCTATGTTACCGATTATGAAAGCcctaatttaatatattttacacaaataagCATTAGGTACATTTCAAAAATGTGCGCTCATAATTTTGGAAAATCTCGCTATATGCTTTTATTGCAGACAGTCTAAGtgttaatacaattatttttaactagcttctgcccgcgacttcgtacgcggatcctgtcccttatgccagcgactacggggtcagcaaaatcaaagatctgaaccgtctgatattgaattttaagggcccgttgacttgaaaacaacggaatacggataaacattagaaacgttccatatatttaattaaattggactaaataaaacgctgagaactgaaccgcaataggcgtgatcatagggataaaagtagtgattctaataagtctgcatttaagttatgtggcaaaaatgttacacgtattattacgtaaaaaaacattaaatagatgacaaagtcgtggtgacttagtggaagtcgtggtggtttagtgggtagagaaccaatctctcaagtatgagcgtgcgtctttgattccaggtctggcaagtgcctgccaatgcaacttttctaagttcgtatgtactttctacgtatattttggataccaataaccgttatttggaggggatgttaaactgtaggttccggctgtcattgaacattcttggcagtcgttatgggtagtcagaagccagtaagtcttaccaaggtatgttgggttgagcgggtaaccaggttgtggaggtcagataggcagtcgctc contains:
- the LOC124644625 gene encoding EEF1A lysine methyltransferase 2, coding for MSDAELDPSELGTQDYWQRAYIKEIRNFEEHGDTGDVWFGEDSADRVINWICNCGVERDTPVIDLGCGNGYTLSELAREGFTNLLGVDYCPEAITLAEKVTQTEFPHIQYKVFDILEDSVTQLGKFGIVHDKGTYDAIALNPDDPKTCRQKYIQQVHNMLDTDGLFIITSCNWTEEELIKHFSEKLRLKRALPTPQFRFGGKVGSVVSSVVFEKI